One window of Gemmatimonadaceae bacterium genomic DNA carries:
- a CDS encoding ribonuclease H codes for MTERDPAESTAERPMLAIYADESCPGNGREGSNPGGAAGVIEYVSLETGNLTRWDYWVSEPDTTNNRMALRSVIEAFRNISRKGVRFRVTFTSDSQYLVKGMSEWVFGWMSRGWKKKDGPILNLELWIEAVDAVRGHQVCWRWVRGHEGHPQNEYANHLATRAAKEQTSSGGIVASQFDAWLAAERAKGRMAAAEPQSFPDDAGFKALRSYPIVRPPTTLT; via the coding sequence GTGACCGAGCGCGACCCGGCGGAATCGACGGCCGAGCGGCCGATGCTCGCGATCTACGCGGACGAGTCGTGCCCGGGGAACGGCCGCGAAGGAAGTAACCCGGGCGGGGCCGCGGGCGTCATCGAGTATGTAAGCCTCGAGACCGGGAACCTCACGCGATGGGATTACTGGGTCTCGGAGCCAGACACCACGAACAACCGCATGGCGCTCCGGAGCGTGATCGAAGCCTTCCGGAACATCTCGCGGAAGGGCGTACGCTTTCGTGTGACGTTCACCAGCGACTCGCAGTACCTGGTGAAGGGCATGAGCGAATGGGTGTTCGGCTGGATGTCGCGCGGGTGGAAGAAGAAAGACGGGCCGATACTTAATCTCGAATTGTGGATCGAGGCCGTCGACGCCGTGCGCGGACATCAGGTCTGTTGGCGCTGGGTGCGCGGGCACGAAGGGCATCCGCAGAACGAGTACGCGAATCATCTGGCGACGCGTGCGGCAAAGGAGCAGACCAGCTCCGGCGGCATCGTCGCGTCGCAGTTCGATGCGTGGTTGGCCGCAGAGCGCGCGAAGGGGCGCATGGCAGCGGCGGAGCCGCAGTCGTTTCCGGACGACGCGGGCTTCAAGGCGCTCCGTTCCTATCCGATCGTGAGGCCTCCGACCACGCTCACCTGA
- a CDS encoding ArgE/DapE family deacylase, which translates to MHLARGDAAALTRELVRIDSRNPSLVPGGPGEAKVARALRDVLVSWGFRAELHEAVPGRPNVVARVGKAGARSLMFNGHLDVVGIDGMSHAAWDAAESNGLIYGRGSCDMKAGVAAMCAAAARIADDIEGEVVIAAVADEEFESIGTRALVESGVRADAAIVTEPTRLCIMPSHLGFVWLDVTTTGRAAHGSRWDLGVDAIRHAGLFLAELDRFDGGELATRSHRLLGRPSVHASLIEGGTGMSTYPETCTVRIERRTIPGESVEQVEAEIMSLLNTCAERRPTFHGTVRTTFSQGPSDVSMNAPIVQALDRAMRWVDEEVRVEGMTAWTDAALLNAAGIPAICFGPGDISLAHAAEEYVPVAEIERATTVLARLAVDWCRGTES; encoded by the coding sequence GTGCACCTAGCGCGGGGCGACGCCGCAGCGCTGACGCGGGAACTGGTTCGCATCGACTCACGAAATCCTTCACTGGTGCCTGGCGGACCGGGCGAAGCGAAGGTCGCGCGCGCGTTGCGCGATGTGCTCGTGTCATGGGGATTCCGCGCCGAGCTGCACGAGGCCGTGCCGGGGCGGCCGAATGTCGTGGCGCGCGTCGGGAAGGCAGGCGCGCGGAGTCTGATGTTCAACGGGCATCTCGACGTCGTGGGCATCGACGGCATGTCGCACGCGGCGTGGGATGCCGCGGAGTCGAACGGGCTGATTTATGGACGCGGGTCGTGTGACATGAAAGCCGGCGTCGCCGCGATGTGTGCGGCGGCGGCGCGCATCGCGGATGACATCGAGGGCGAGGTCGTCATCGCGGCGGTGGCGGACGAGGAGTTCGAGAGCATCGGCACGCGCGCGTTGGTGGAGAGCGGCGTCCGTGCGGATGCGGCGATCGTGACGGAGCCGACGCGGCTGTGCATCATGCCCAGCCATCTTGGCTTCGTGTGGCTGGACGTGACGACGACCGGTCGCGCGGCGCACGGAAGCCGGTGGGATCTTGGCGTGGATGCCATTCGGCACGCCGGGCTATTTCTCGCGGAGCTCGATCGGTTCGACGGCGGAGAGCTGGCAACGCGCTCACACAGGCTGCTCGGCAGACCGTCGGTGCATGCGTCGTTGATCGAGGGCGGCACGGGCATGTCGACGTATCCGGAGACGTGTACGGTGCGCATCGAGCGGCGGACGATTCCCGGTGAGAGCGTCGAGCAGGTCGAGGCGGAAATTATGAGTTTACTCAACACCTGCGCCGAGCGACGGCCGACGTTTCACGGCACGGTGCGAACGACGTTTTCGCAGGGCCCGAGCGATGTGAGCATGAACGCGCCGATCGTGCAGGCGTTGGATCGCGCGATGCGCTGGGTCGACGAAGAGGTTCGCGTCGAGGGAATGACGGCGTGGACCGATGCGGCGTTGTTGAACGCGGCGGGCATTCCGGCGATCTGCTTCGGGCCGGGCGACATTTCGCTGGCGCACGCCGCGGAGGAATATGTTCCGGTCGCCGAGATCGAGCGCGCGACGACGGTGCTGGCGCGGCTGGCGGTGGATTGGTGCCGAGGGACGGAGAGCTGA
- a CDS encoding zinc ribbon domain-containing protein, which yields MDNLDRMYRHLVRVVRSRFPQYLTEPFDVATLQSTILPYRLHRRELGLESNDDYEIALTELLSGMRDYLLVDDQMRESLKRELSAKNPDPAAFRKFASAMVSLAPAALRSLEAGPDDTSTPLAAPVVGHVTATPPARVVEAPTVAAPQVPQTPQARRAPSEPRATPSSSTPATPSVPSMAMPSRTGAKAITPAPGEHCRACDEVLPPGRPITFCPHCGQNLTTMNCQACGAELEVGWKFCPVCGRPAAR from the coding sequence ATGGACAATCTCGACCGCATGTACCGCCACCTGGTGCGAGTGGTTCGCTCCAGGTTTCCGCAGTATCTGACCGAGCCGTTCGACGTCGCGACGCTGCAGTCGACGATTCTGCCCTATCGGCTGCATCGTCGGGAGCTCGGGCTGGAGTCGAACGACGATTACGAGATCGCGCTCACGGAGCTGCTCTCGGGCATGCGGGATTATCTGCTCGTCGACGACCAGATGCGCGAATCGTTGAAGCGCGAGTTGTCGGCGAAGAATCCGGATCCGGCGGCGTTTAGAAAGTTCGCAAGCGCCATGGTCTCGCTGGCGCCGGCCGCGCTGCGCAGTCTCGAGGCGGGGCCCGACGATACGTCGACGCCGCTCGCGGCGCCGGTGGTGGGACACGTGACCGCTACTCCGCCGGCGCGTGTCGTGGAAGCACCGACGGTCGCGGCGCCCCAGGTGCCCCAGACGCCCCAGGCGCGGCGCGCGCCATCCGAGCCGCGAGCGACTCCTTCGAGCTCGACGCCGGCGACGCCGTCCGTGCCGTCGATGGCCATGCCCTCACGCACCGGCGCGAAGGCGATCACCCCCGCGCCCGGCGAGCACTGCCGGGCGTGCGACGAGGTGCTGCCGCCCGGACGTCCGATCACATTCTGTCCGCATTGCGGGCAGAATCTGACGACGATGAATTGCCAGGCATGCGGCGCCGAGCTCGAGGTGGGCTGGAAATTCTGTCCCGTCTGCGGACGGCCGGCCGCTCGCTGA
- a CDS encoding sigma-70 family RNA polymerase sigma factor — MTLPSTPPRTQSQDELYDATLAELGGALGRLARSYEDDLDKRQDLLQDIHLALWRSFLSFDGRCSLRTWVYRVAHNVAASHVVRHRRLRTRLVGLEAIDMLPGDSDTEGSVDRQLMVERLYTLIRRLRPLDRQIVFLYLEGSDAAAIGEITGITAVNVATKINRIKKLLARLARSGGSYDE, encoded by the coding sequence ATGACACTCCCGTCGACGCCGCCGAGAACTCAGAGCCAGGACGAACTGTACGACGCGACGCTCGCCGAGCTTGGTGGTGCGCTCGGCCGGCTGGCGCGTTCGTATGAGGATGATCTCGACAAGCGGCAGGACTTGTTGCAGGACATTCATCTCGCGCTGTGGCGCAGCTTCCTGAGCTTCGACGGCCGGTGTTCGCTTCGGACCTGGGTGTATCGCGTCGCGCACAACGTTGCGGCGTCACACGTGGTGCGGCATCGGCGGCTGCGGACACGGCTCGTTGGCCTGGAGGCAATCGATATGCTGCCGGGCGACAGCGACACCGAGGGGAGCGTCGACAGGCAACTGATGGTCGAGCGCTTGTACACCCTGATTCGGCGACTGCGGCCGCTCGATCGGCAGATCGTGTTTCTCTATCTCGAGGGAAGCGACGCCGCCGCGATCGGAGAGATCACGGGCATCACCGCGGTGAACGTCGCGACGAAGATCAATCGCATCAAGAAGCTGCTTGCGCGTTTGGCGCGTTCAGGAGGTTCATATGATGAGTGA
- the otsB gene encoding trehalose-phosphatase, which yields MTTIEALPVPPAMAERLGGRPLLLLLDVDGTLSPIAPRPEYATVPAETQHAIATLTSLPNVHVAIVSGRSANDARRMVCVDDAWVIGNHGIETAAPNQAATARDDVAQFADRIALASDRACAIADAIEGRGVIVENKGWTLSVHYRLAHPRIVPDLTKQIERIAEDLGLRVTRGKEVLEVRPPVDVDKGTAAVALADALGALHDEASVLCAGDDRTDEDMFRSLRARQPRAVTVHVGVETSLDRTLAEFSVPDTDAMRELLEWLARERSGAP from the coding sequence ATGACGACCATCGAGGCGCTTCCCGTTCCGCCGGCCATGGCCGAGCGACTTGGCGGCCGGCCGTTGTTGCTGTTGCTCGACGTGGATGGAACGCTCTCGCCGATCGCGCCGCGTCCGGAATACGCCACCGTTCCGGCCGAGACCCAGCATGCGATCGCGACGTTGACGTCATTGCCGAACGTGCATGTCGCGATCGTCTCCGGACGAAGCGCGAACGACGCGCGCCGCATGGTCTGCGTCGACGACGCGTGGGTCATCGGCAATCACGGCATCGAGACCGCGGCGCCCAATCAAGCGGCGACCGCGCGCGACGACGTGGCGCAGTTCGCCGATCGTATCGCACTCGCCTCCGATCGCGCGTGCGCGATCGCCGACGCCATCGAGGGGCGAGGGGTGATCGTCGAGAACAAGGGCTGGACGCTGAGCGTGCATTATCGCCTCGCTCATCCGCGCATCGTCCCCGATCTCACGAAGCAGATCGAGCGCATCGCCGAGGACCTGGGGCTCCGCGTCACGCGCGGAAAGGAAGTCCTCGAGGTTCGGCCGCCGGTCGACGTCGACAAAGGGACCGCCGCCGTGGCGCTCGCCGACGCCCTGGGCGCGCTGCACGACGAGGCATCGGTTCTGTGCGCGGGCGACGATCGGACCGACGAGGACATGTTTCGCAGCTTGCGCGCGCGTCAGCCGCGCGCGGTCACCGTCCACGTCGGCGTCGAGACGAGTCTCGATCGAACGCTCGCGGAATTCAGCGTGCCTGATACGGATGCAATG
- a CDS encoding phytoene/squalene synthase family protein, giving the protein MMTPRQEQAQQFCDEILPRVSRTFALSIRLLPGTLGAAVRESYLLCRIADTIEDAPSLAAVEKAELLDLLSASFDDATQLAALGTRLATIEGDEAHVRLARNTDLVFAAYFALPALTRDRVRHWVREMISGMRKFVLAYPKGIRIQSLDEYKEYCYYVAGTVGYLLTDLWHEHAPSIGAARYAALRQRCRAFAEALQTVNILKDVATDARHENSIYIPEQLLRRYGSAHADILAGQRPDAALETLVQLAWRDLDDATTYLLTLPRRAVAIRLFCALPLLFAYATLRDLTRKPGGITQKGIVKISRAEVKAITVLSVLGVGSNRLMTRLVSRIRLKPVRLPLFTS; this is encoded by the coding sequence ATGATGACACCGCGTCAGGAGCAAGCGCAGCAGTTCTGTGACGAGATACTCCCACGCGTGTCGCGCACGTTCGCCCTCAGCATTCGACTCTTGCCGGGGACCCTTGGCGCCGCGGTTCGCGAGTCGTATCTCCTCTGCCGCATCGCCGACACGATCGAGGACGCGCCCTCACTCGCCGCGGTAGAAAAAGCCGAACTGCTCGATCTCCTCTCGGCGTCGTTCGACGATGCGACACAACTCGCCGCGCTTGGGACACGGCTCGCGACGATCGAGGGCGACGAGGCGCACGTGCGTCTCGCGAGAAACACCGATCTCGTGTTTGCGGCCTACTTCGCGCTGCCGGCGCTCACTCGCGACCGCGTGCGCCACTGGGTGCGCGAGATGATCTCCGGCATGCGCAAGTTCGTGCTCGCGTATCCCAAGGGCATCCGGATTCAGAGTCTCGACGAGTACAAGGAGTATTGCTACTACGTCGCCGGGACCGTCGGCTATTTGCTCACGGATCTCTGGCACGAGCACGCACCGAGCATCGGGGCGGCGCGCTACGCGGCGCTGCGACAGCGCTGCCGAGCATTCGCCGAGGCGCTCCAGACGGTGAACATTCTCAAGGACGTGGCGACTGACGCGCGCCATGAGAATTCCATCTACATCCCCGAACAGTTGCTTCGCCGGTACGGCAGCGCTCACGCGGACATTCTCGCGGGCCAGCGCCCGGATGCGGCGCTCGAGACGCTCGTTCAGCTTGCCTGGCGCGATCTCGACGACGCGACGACGTACCTGCTGACACTGCCGCGCCGCGCCGTCGCGATTCGCCTTTTCTGCGCGCTGCCGCTCCTCTTCGCCTACGCGACCCTCCGCGATCTCACGCGAAAGCCGGGCGGAATCACGCAGAAGGGCATCGTCAAGATTTCCCGCGCCGAGGTTAAAGCGATTACCGTGTTGAGCGTGCTCGGTGTCGGAAGCAATCGCCTCATGACGCGACTCGTGTCGCGCATCCGGCTCAAACCCGTGCGACTGCCGCTCTTCACCTCCTGA
- a CDS encoding trehalose-6-phosphate synthase, whose product MVDITHYLNDCKFILVSNREPYEHMRGVQGIEVKQPAGGLVTALDPTMRHTHGTWVAWGSGTADHDVADETGRVAVPPPPDEACYTLRRVWLDDADVNGYYHGFANRALWPLCHMLIQHFEYRTEYWERYRTVNLRFAHAVADEAERCTGRAMAWIQDYHFALAAEFLRAMRPSLFIHQFWHIPFPPPDILRMLPAGTHEAVLRGLLGNDLMEFQIDRYAVNFLDCVDRFIPEARVDHVRQTVSFRDRLVTVGAFPISIDVDRFETMASTPESVARVETLRGRYAKGDRQLGVCVDRIDYTKGIPERIRALETLWTEFPELRSRFTFIFVCTPSRTDLPAYNNLEREVTQSVIDINAKFGTDDWTPIVLINENVDSDLLAGVYRSADLCIVSSLQDGMNLVAKEFVACQLDERGVLLLSRFTGSAEEIDGALLINPFNIDGFVGAIRTALEMSPEERRRRMHRMRRQLHNSTIFDWLDSILARSTEIMSQQAGRTRRVAAV is encoded by the coding sequence ATGGTGGACATCACGCACTATCTGAACGATTGCAAGTTCATCCTCGTGTCCAACCGCGAGCCGTACGAGCACATGCGCGGCGTACAGGGGATCGAAGTCAAACAACCCGCCGGCGGATTGGTCACCGCGCTCGACCCCACCATGCGCCACACGCATGGAACGTGGGTCGCCTGGGGATCCGGCACCGCCGATCACGACGTCGCCGACGAAACGGGACGCGTCGCCGTACCGCCCCCACCCGACGAAGCCTGCTACACGCTGCGCCGCGTCTGGCTCGACGACGCCGACGTCAACGGCTACTACCACGGCTTCGCCAATCGCGCGCTGTGGCCGCTGTGCCACATGCTCATCCAGCACTTCGAGTATCGCACGGAATACTGGGAGCGGTACCGTACCGTCAATCTTCGCTTCGCCCACGCCGTGGCCGACGAAGCGGAGCGCTGCACCGGCCGCGCCATGGCCTGGATTCAGGACTACCATTTCGCGCTCGCCGCGGAGTTTCTGCGCGCCATGCGGCCGTCGCTCTTCATTCACCAGTTCTGGCACATTCCATTTCCACCGCCCGACATCCTCCGCATGCTGCCCGCCGGCACGCACGAAGCAGTGCTACGAGGACTGCTCGGCAACGACTTGATGGAATTTCAGATCGACCGCTATGCCGTGAATTTTCTCGACTGCGTCGATCGATTCATTCCCGAGGCGCGCGTCGATCACGTGCGTCAAACGGTGTCGTTCCGCGACCGCCTCGTCACCGTCGGCGCCTTCCCGATCAGCATCGACGTCGACCGCTTCGAGACCATGGCGTCGACGCCGGAAAGTGTCGCGCGCGTCGAGACGCTTCGCGGCCGCTACGCCAAAGGCGACCGGCAGCTGGGCGTCTGTGTGGATCGGATCGACTACACGAAAGGCATTCCCGAACGCATCCGCGCGCTCGAGACCCTGTGGACCGAATTTCCCGAGCTCCGCTCGCGCTTCACCTTCATCTTCGTCTGCACGCCCTCGCGCACCGACCTGCCCGCGTACAACAATCTCGAGCGCGAAGTCACTCAATCCGTCATCGACATCAACGCCAAATTCGGCACCGACGACTGGACGCCGATCGTGTTGATCAACGAGAACGTCGATTCCGATCTGCTCGCCGGCGTCTATCGCTCGGCCGATCTCTGCATCGTGTCGTCGCTGCAGGACGGAATGAATCTCGTGGCCAAGGAATTCGTCGCGTGCCAGCTCGACGAACGCGGCGTACTCCTCCTCAGCCGCTTCACCGGATCGGCGGAAGAGATCGACGGCGCGCTGCTCATCAATCCGTTCAACATCGACGGATTCGTCGGCGCCATTCGCACCGCGCTCGAGATGTCGCCGGAAGAGCGCCGGCGACGGATGCATCGCATGCGCCGCCAACTTCACAACTCGACCATCTTCGACTGGCTCGACTCCATTCTCGCGCGCTCGACGGAGATCATGTCGCAGCAGGCGGGACGCACCCGGCGCGTCGCCGCCGTCTGA